Proteins encoded by one window of Lathyrus oleraceus cultivar Zhongwan6 chromosome 1, CAAS_Psat_ZW6_1.0, whole genome shotgun sequence:
- the LOC127108299 gene encoding uncharacterized protein LOC127108299, which translates to MKRMREPFERKSKKKTLKLGETSETRPPVPMVSSASSKSVPSDTPSNSNLNKLSSSLSQPSSTYANYEPITSISNPSEPHNSNPPSPPLQQFNLTTTTLLVYEALLLNETISPPSSTPSSPPYYDISSDSDHPKTTDPPSPTLAQLQASVLSDQTPSEPETSMPSPSEHLT; encoded by the coding sequence atgaagaggatgcgagagccTTTTGAAAGGAAGTCGAAGAAGAAGACTCTGAAGCTGGGAGAAACGTCTGAAACCAGACCGCCTGTGCCTATGGTCTCCTCTGCTTCAAGTAAGTCAGTTCCCTCTGACACTCCTTCAAACTCTAATTTAAATAAACTATCTTCCTCTCTTTCTCAACCATCTTCTACCTACGCAAACTATGAACCCATAACATCCATTTCAAATCCCTCTGAACCTCACAACTCTAACCCACCCTCACCTCCCCTTCAACAATTTAATCTCACCACCACAACACTCCTCGTCTATGAGGCTTTACTTCTAAATGAAACCATCTCACCTCCCTCTTCAACTCCCTCCTCTCCACCTTACTATGACATATCCTCTGACTCTGACCATCCAAAAACCACTGATCCTCCATCTCCAACACTAGCTCAACTCCAAGCTAGTGTATTATCTGATCAAACCCCATCTGAGCCAGAAACCTCAATGCCTTCCCCATCTGAACATCTAACATAA